The Opisthocomus hoazin isolate bOpiHoa1 chromosome 20, bOpiHoa1.hap1, whole genome shotgun sequence genome window below encodes:
- the VPS37D gene encoding vacuolar protein sorting-associated protein 37D, protein MSRPPAPPGPAPAPAPLSTAQLRALLQDEPRLQRAARLGGKFRSLQREREMRLAANRALARANLSLRPRLEDGKAALAIKYQELREVREACRDKQQRLEAYLEKWSPQSALGQLQTKLDASEAESEAQIERFLAQDLPLDSFLESFCQSRTRSHICRTQLEKLQELLQRNRAGRDPVDPTGCPGALASPAPARLAPLRSGVAPKAFDLSYGFVPAFLIPSEAVVPFAIPAAPPRHRLPALGHQPASPRSQIPGPGSPLRLVGHIPLLSPQPSRRHQRLQRDPPHR, encoded by the exons aTGTcgcggccgccggcgccgcccggccccgcgcccgcgccCGCGCCGCTCAGCACCGCGCAGCTCCGCGCCCTGCTGCAGGACGAGCCCCGGCTGCAGCGCGCAGCCCGCCTCGGCGGCAAG TTCCGGAGCCTGCAGCGGGAGCGGGAGATGCGGCTGGCTGCGAACCGCGCCCTGGCCAGGGCGAACCTCTCCCTGCGCCCGCGCCTGGAGGACGGGAAGGCTGCGCTGGCCATCAAGTACCAGGAGCTGCGGGAGGTGCGAGAGGCCTGTCGCGACAAGCAGCAGCGCCTGG AGGCGTACCTGGAGAAATGGAGCCCGCAGAGCGCCCTGGGCCAGCTCCAAACCAAGCTTGATGCCTCCGAGGCAGAGTCAGAG GCACAGATAGAGCGGTTCCTGGCCCAGGACCTGCCCCTCGATTCCTTCCTGGAGTCCTTCTGCCAGAGCCGCACACGCTCCCACATCTGCCGGACGCAGCTggagaagctgcaggagctgctgcagaggaacCGGGCAGGCAGGGACCCTGTGGACCCCACGGGGTGCCCAGGAGCCCTGGCAAGCCCCGCGCCAGCCCGCCTTGCCCCGTTGCGGAGTGGAGTAGCCCCCAAAGCCTTCGATCTCTCCTACGGCTTTGTGCCCGCCTTTCTCATCCCCTCGGAGGCCGTCGTGCCCTTTGCCATCCCGGCTGCACCTCCCAGACACCGTCTCCCAGCCCTGGGACACCAGCCAGCGTCTCCCCGCTCCCAAATCCCCGGGCCAGGCTCACCCCTGCGCCTCGTCGGACACATCCCCCtgctcagcccccagccctcccgccgGCACCAGCGGCTGCAGCGGGACCCTCCGCACCGGTAG